tattattgtaacttttcATACATTTCTCTTGAAAGTATTTCATCCATAGTTTTTATCTGGGGTAAAGTgtgtattaaatttgtatacataaggtctgtttctattttaataacatcCCAACTGTATTCGACGTCTTCCTTTGTTGTCAATGCAGAACACACTACAAATCGGATAACATATCGAGTTCTATATAGACCAGCCACCATAAAGATTTTCTTCTTTCTAGTTAGGTTTTCCAATAACTGTTGCGTCGTTTTATCTCCATCCTTCAATCGGAAACACACTAGACCCATGGATGGTTCTGGTTCTATTAAAAAACGATCATCCGCACCAACTAACTTCGCGAAATGTAATGCTAGCGAAATTTGACTTCTAATATGTTTTCTGAGACCTTCGGCGCCATGAATTCTCATAACTGTCCATAATTTTAACGATCGAAATCGTCGGCCCAAAGGTATTTGCCAGTGTCTATAATCTGgaatatttagattattttctgTATCGTccaaataaattctttttacatCAAAGGCACGCTTAATATCTCGGCCATCCTTCAGCCACATAGCGGAACAATCGAAGTTAACTAGCATCCATTTATGAGGATTTGTTACTATTGAGCTAACATATTCAATACCTTTCATTAAATGTCTGTATTCAGGACACATGAATACAGGCCCTGCGTAAGCTGCATCCACATGAAGCCATACATTTTCCCTATTACAGATAGGCCCTAATTCGTACAAAGGATCAAATGCACAGGTTGCAGTTGTGCCAAGAGTAGCGGTAACAAAACAAGGTATCAGACCCATAGCCTTATCTTCTTCTATAGCTTTCTTTAATGTTTCGCCGCGCAGTCTTCCATTGGCGTCAGTTTTGAGtaactttattttcattgaGCCTAGAAGTCCAGCTTTCTCAACCGATGAATTACATTGATCCGATGTGTAAGCAACTAATTTTGGCTTAATTTCATCTTCATCATCAATATGGTCGACAATATTTAATCTTCGAATAGTTTTGTCTTTAGCTACAAGTAATGCAATCAACGTTGATTCGCTTGCTGAGCCCtgtgtataaaaaatcaaaacaattataaattaaataacaatttgtaacacAGAAGGTTttcgtaattattttgaattacctGAATTACTCCACCACCAGGACCTGGGGAACAGTTCAAAAACTCCTCCGGGAGACCAAGTAATTTTCCAAACCAGTTCATAGTTATCACTTCTAATTCTGTGCAAACTGGACTagctttctaaaaatataacattaaaaccaTTTAAATAGGAGTTAAAAAATTACAGGGTTGATGATAAtagattatgattttattaatatatcttataatatttagtaagttAGCAGTTattgttaaaaactttattattcatATGTAGAATTGCTTCTGAAATTTTAGGCaccttttcaaaaataaaacaatcagaaAAGGAGttcatttgatattttaaaatttataatgtaaatatcatGTAGTCTCAAAAATGTGATACTTTATTGCGTAGGTACTAACAAGTAAAATTACACAGAATAACattatagtatattaatttGTGTGGAAGCACTGTGCGTATATCGTCTCCATTTCAGAGCAGTATTGCTAATGTTTGTGGTCAGGAGCACAATGTGGTCATGGTGTTTGAAACTCTCAAacttgagtttttttttctttactaaagaATTCATAAAaggtttatacatttttacaaaaataacatacttaAGTCAAGGTTTGTTTTGTGT
This DNA window, taken from Manduca sexta isolate Smith_Timp_Sample1 chromosome 23, JHU_Msex_v1.0, whole genome shotgun sequence, encodes the following:
- the LOC115445053 gene encoding aromatic-L-amino-acid decarboxylase → MESQEFRRFGKEVIDLIADYIENVRDRNVLPSVEPGYLLKMLPEEAPEQPEHWHDVVKDVHNTILPGLTHWQSPQFHAFYPAGHSYASILGSMLNDGLSIIGLSWKASPVCTELEVITMNWFGKLLGLPEEFLNCSPGPGGGVIQGSASESTLIALLVAKDKTIRRLNIVDHIDDEDEIKPKLVAYTSDQCNSSVEKAGLLGSMKIKLLKTDANGRLRGETLKKAIEEDKAMGLIPCFVTATLGTTATCAFDPLYELGPICNRENVWLHVDAAYAGPVFMCPEYRHLMKGIEYVSSIVTNPHKWMLVNFDCSAMWLKDGRDIKRAFDVKRIYLDDTENNLNIPDYRHWQIPLGRRFRSLKLWTVMRIHGAEGLRKHIRSQISLALHFAKLVGADDRFLIEPEPSMGLVCFRLKDGDKTTQQLLENLTRKKKIFMVAGLYRTRYVIRFVVCSALTTKEDVEYSWDVIKIETDLMYTNLIHTLPQIKTMDEILSREMYEKLQ